Within Verrucomicrobiota bacterium, the genomic segment TATCTCTTCTACGACGCGTGGCACATGCAACACCCGGAGACCGGCCTGGCATTGTGTTGTGTCCCACAAACTCACGCCTGGACGGCGCGCGAAGTTTTTTTCCTGTTCCTGATGTGGACGTTGATGATGGTCGCAATGATGGTGCCGTCGGTTGCGCCAATGGTGTTGATGGTTGCCAACCTCAATCGAAAACGGCGGCTGCAGGAAAACCCGTGTGTCCCGACGGGAATGTTTCTGCTGGGCTATCTGGCGGTGTGGACGATTTTCAGCGCGCTGGCCGCCCTCGCGCAATGGGCCTTGCACGCGACCGCGCTGCTATCACCCATGATGGTCAGCACCAGCCCGATCCTCGGCGGCCTTCTGCTGATTGCCGCCGGCGTGTTCCAATGGACGCCGCT encodes:
- a CDS encoding DUF2182 domain-containing protein, which gives rise to MTTFNDALETILKRDRAVVLLGLAGVTALAWSYLFYDAWHMQHPETGLALCCVPQTHAWTAREVFFLFLMWTLMMVAMMVPSVAPMVLMVANLNRKRRLQENPCVPTGMFLLGYLAVWTIFSALAALAQWALHATALLSPMMVSTSPILGGLLLIAAGVFQWTPLKNACLTHCRSPLSFLMTDWREGSRGAFFMGLKHGAYCTGCCWILMALLFVAGVMNLWWVAILAIFVLVEKIAPKGLVIGRSAGVLFAFWGAWLIVDRMI